In Paludibacter propionicigenes WB4, the genomic window TCTAATGAAAGCAAGTAATAAAATTATTTTCAATACAGGTGTGCTTTATGTAAGAATGATAATTACAGCGGTACTCTCACTCCTTGCTACAAGGTGGGTTTTAAAGGCACTCGGTAGTGAGGATTATGGGATCTTTAATCTTGTTGCTGGAGTGATCTTAATGTTATCTTTTTTGAATACTGCAATGTCAGTTGCAACGCAACGATTTTTATCTTTTGCTATAGGGGAAGGAAATGAAACAAAATTAAGACAAACGTTTTATTACAGTTTGATTTTGCATTTATTTATTGGGATTGCTATTATAATTTTATTTGAAATTGGAGGATATTTTCTTTTATATAATTTTTTGAAAATACCAGAAGGGAAAACGAGTCTTGCATTTTTTGTTTTGCATTGCTTATCTGTGAGTACATTTTTTACTATCATATCAGTACCTTACCAGTCCGTAATTAATTCATTTGAAAATATGACATTCCTAGCATTTACAGATGTGTTGGAATCAATTTTAAAATTTCTGTCAGCATTTCTTCTAATTCAATATTTAGGAAATAGATTGGAGCTATATTCAGTTTTAATTATGTCTATAAGTGTTTTGACAATGATTATTACCCGGGTTTATTGTTTCAAAAGATATGCTGAGGTTACAAAGTTGAAAATTACAAAAATAACTGACTACAAGCAATTTAAAGTAATCGCATCTTATGCTGGTTGGAACTTAATCGGAGCTGTAGGGGTAATAGCTAAGGGTCAGGGTATAGCAATTATAATGAATTTATTCTTAGGAGTAATTGCTAATGCTGCGTATGGAATTGCCAATCAAGTAAACGGGCAAATGAGTTTTTTTTCTAATACAATACTTAGAGCCATTCAGCCACAAATAATAAAAAGTGAAGGTGCTAAAAATCGTTCCAGAATGTTAGAACTTAGCCTGTCTGCTTGTAAATTTCCGACATTAATGATGTCTTGTTTAGTAATACCAATAATTATTAAAATGGACTACATTTTGCATTTATGGTTAAGTAAAATACCAGATAATTCTGTGATTTTTTGTACATTAATTCTTATTTATACATTAATATATCAGTTTTATCATGGGTTAGAACTATCAATCCATGCGTATGGAAAGATTAAATGGTTTCAGATAACAACTTATTCCATTCAAATTATGGTAATTCCGATAGGTTATTTACTATTATATTTTGGCTATAAAGCATCATCAATATTAATTTGTTCAATAGTTGCAGGTGTTGTTAATTTATTTGTGACCGTCTATTTCGCAAAAAAATATTGTGATTTGGATTACAAATATTATTTCAACAAAGTGTTAATTCCTATCAGTGTTTTAATTGCATTTAATGTTTTATTCAGCTATTTTATATCACAATTCTTCGAAAAATTTAGCAATAACTTGATTTCTTTATGTGTCGTTTTCATGAGTAATACTTTTATCATATGTGCAGTTGGATATTTGTGTATTTTAACTGATAAAGAAAGGAATATAATCAATGAACTAGCTTTGAAAATTAAATCAATTCTAAAATGAGTCAATCAATACAAGAATCTATATATCTCATTTTTAGCAATGTTTTATTTTTAATTCCATTGTTGTATTATTTGATAAAGATTAAACGGTTGAATGAATTACTATATATCTTTATTATATGGTTCTTATTTTCAATATTTTCCGTTTTGTACAATTCCTCAAATGCTGCCTATAGCTCTTATAAATCAACAATAACTCTTGCTCCAATTATATATATATATGTTTGCTTTTTAATAACAGTCAGTCCTTTGTTTAAAATTAATTCGAATAATATTCAATATATAAAATCACCATCTAATCTATTCTTATACATTATATATTTTATATCTATTATTGCATATCTCCCTTTTATTGAAAATATCTTTCATTTATTAACTAGTGGATTTAGTAATTTTGGTAGTATTTATGAGTCGCGAGATAATTTAGATTTTGATCCAAGAGCTCATATGTCTTTTTTAGGAGCTCGCTTTAATTCTATACTTATATGGATGCAATTTGTTACCCCTTCGTTTCTCTTTATATATTTATCTAAATTTAAAGTCAATATTATTATAGCCATTGGTTTGATTTTTGCGGCTTTTAACTCTTCTATTCTTGGATTATGTAGTGGATCAAGAGGTATTGCAACTGCTACAATTTTGAATGTTGCATATTGTTACTTGTTATTTAAAAACTTTCTTCCAATATTCATTAATAAAATTATTAGATTATCCCTTTTGTTCATCGGAACATTGTTTGTTTTAGGATTATTTTGGGCAACATTAAGCAGGTTTGGTGATCATGGCATATACAATTCTGATAACACAATACTTGATTGGATATACAGATATTTAGGAGAGGGACTGGTCAACTTTTACAAAGATGGGTGGAGTACAACTAGTTTTACTAATGGTCAAAATTCCTTTTATCAACTTTTTGGTGATAAGAGAAATATTATGTTATTAGAAAAAATAACTCATATCAGAATGTATGTTTTTTATACTAGTTTCGGTGATTTGCTTATAGATTTTGGCCCATTCGCCACTTTATTAATACTGTTGTCAATAGCTTTTTTAATTCGAAGAATTAGTATAAGGAAAGGTTGTATTAACCCGTTTGATTTAGTATACATTAATTTGTATTCGTATTCTATTTTTATGGGCTTATTCACATTTTCCTACATAAATAGTACTTATATTCTTATTTTCTCAATCATTATTACATACATTTTAAAAATACAAGTAAAGTATAATTTTCATGGATAAAAACATAAAGATATTGGCTTATTATTTACCTCAATACCATCCCATTCCAGAGAATGATGAATGGTGGGGAAAGGGTTTTACAGAATGGACAAATGTAGGTAAGGCAAAAGCTTTATTTAAAGGTCATTATCAACCGAAAGTTCCTGCAGATTTAGGCTATTACGATTTAAGGTTGCCTGAGGTAAGACAAGAGCAAACATTGTTAGCAAAAGAGGCGGGTGTAGATGCTTTTTGCTATTGGCATTATTGGTTTGGTAATGGACAGCGGTTACTTGAGAATGTTTTTGACGAGGTTTTAAAAACAGGAAAACCTGATTTTCCTTTCTGTTTAGCTTGGGCAAACCATTCTTGGTTTTCGAAAAATTGGAATAATGATGGCTCTTCAACGAATAATATTTTAATTGAACAACAATATCCTGGAATAGATGATGCTAAGTTACATTTTGATTATTTAGCTAAAGCATTTTCAGACAGTCGATATGTAAGAGTTGATGATTGTCCATTTCTGTTAATATTTGATCCTGTTTCAATACCAGAGCAATATTTGAAGTTGTTTAATGCATGGGCTAAAGATATTGGCTTTGATAAAGGACTATATTTGGTTGCTAATATTGTTCACCCAAATATAACAAAAGATAGTATGTTGCAAAAAGGATTTAATGCAGTTACATATCAGAGATTGGGTGGCAGCTCTAGTTCAGTAATAAATGATATGGGAAGGATAGGTCGTGGTTTATTTCGTATCGCAAAAGGATTGAAAGGTTTATTGCTTCATAGACCACCAAGAATAACTGATTATCGAAAATATTATAAATTTTTGGTAGATAAAAGCGAAGATGCTTGTGAAGATGTATTGCCTACAATTGTTCCTAATTGGGATCATACACCAAGAAGTGGTTGGAATGGCACATTGTTCGTTCATGCAACTCCAGAATATTTCAGAAAACATGTTGATGAAGTCTTAGATATTGTGCATAAAAAGTCGCCTGAACGTCGTGTTGTTATGCTTAAGTCTTGGAATGAATGGGGTGAAGGCAATTACATGGAACCTGATTTAGTATTTGGGAAAGCTTATATTCGTGCATTAAGAGATGCAATTGATTGTTTAAACTCAATAGAAAGTAATAATGAATTTTAAACGTATTTCTCTATATTCAATTGTTTTTTATTGCCCTTAGAGACTTTAGACGGAAAATTTATTTGATAATTGCTTCTAAATTCCCTGAGAGGGCTTGAAATTACAACAGTATTGAAAAGTAGATCTTTGAAAAGTATGATACTATTTAATTTCTATCACTTAGTGTGATGTTTGTCTAAATATATTTAGATTTTTGTTTGATGGTATTTAGTAATTATTATTTTATGAAAAAAATTTATTGGATAACGGGCGATTACTTCTTAGATGTGGATATGAGTCTAATTCCGTTTTTAAAAAGTAAAAATATTGATGTAGAATGGACTATTCTTAAAACACTTGGAAGTAAAGTAGAAATAGTTAATAATTTAAGTTCCAATATGGATATCTGTGTGTTACACAGTAGGAATATGTCGATAAATATCATAAAGGAATATGTAGCCTTAATTAAAAAGATAAATAAGATAAGACCCGATGTTCTTTACGTAAATTTTTTTGGAATGCCATTCTTTTACCCTATTTTATATTGGATGTTAAATAGAAATATTAAAATAGTTCACGCCGCGCATAATGTTATACCATATGATGGGTGGCCAAATAAACGTGTGATGACTTGGTATGTAAATTATGTTCTTAAGGGAAGAGCTGTTTTGCATATCTTTTCCGAACATTTAAAATATTACTTAAACTCAAAATATCCTAATAAGAAATATTTTTATGCTCCATTAGTAATAAAGGATTATGGTTGTGTGAAATCAGATAACTATAATTTTGATTTAGACAAGTTGAAGATTTTATTCTTTGGAAATGTAAAAAATAACAAAAGACTTGATTTGGCAATTAAATCTTTATGTCTACTACCTGATTATACGTCAAGAAAAATACAGTTGATAATAGCCGGTTCATGTGATAATCAAGAATATTACTCTAAAATGATTGATAATCATCCCTCGATAATCACTTTCTTTGAACGTATTCCAGACAATCATATTCCCGAACTTTTCACGAAAGTAGACTTCTTACTGCTGCCATATGAAAATGTAGCTCAAAGTGGACCACTTATGATAGCATTTAATTATAACCTTCCGGTTATAGCATCTGATATAGATGGCTTCAAGGAACACATAACACACGGAATAAATGGATTACTTTTTAGAAATGGGGATGTAGATTCATTAAGAGAAGTTTTAGTGGAAGCAGCACGAATGGATAATCATACTTATGAACAAATGAAAAATGAAATTCATAGGAACGTAATTTCTAAGTATTCTTTGGAGGCCGTCTCTTTAAGCTATATCGATTTTTTTAAAATGATTTAAAATGATAAATAAGGAAAAAATAAAAAACAATCGACTAGTCGTATCTATTCGTCTATTCATTGAAATGCTCTATGATTATAAACGGTTAATAAATAATATAGGAGCTATAGGTATTGAAAAAGATAGAGAAAAGTTCTATGCCAATATTCTTATTGGTATTCATAGTATAGAAAAAGGGTTATCATTACCCGAACCTAGAGCAGGATTTGGTAAATTGAAAATTCTGAATGTTTTATCGCTTATGCGTTCTTATAAAGAATACTATGGGTATGATAATCTTTTTGATTTAGCAAAACCTGTTTTTGACGCTTACATCTCTTTTTCTGGTGAAAAGACTGATCGTGAAATTGTGAATAGGTACAATGATCTATTTGAAAATTTCTCTCCTGAACTTTCTTGTTTAGGTGGAACAATGCAAGTCTCAAAGATTGATATTTTTAAATATTCGAAGGTAGATTTTGCGACTTTTTGTGACAAGAGGTTTTCCGTAAGAGATTTTTCTGGATTGCTCGTTGATTTAGATTTAATAAAGGAAGCTGTGAGAATAGCTTCAAAAAGCCCTTCAGCATGTAATCGTCAACCTTGGCATATATATGCTTTCCGAGATATAATTATAAAAAGTGAACTTCTTGATTGGCAATTAGGTAATAAAGGCTTTGGAAATACTATTGACACAGCTTTATTGATAACATGTAATTTAAAAAGCTATTTTATAAATGAATCTCATCAAGCTTATGTCGATGGAGGTTTATATGCTATGACACTTATGTATGCTTTACATTCTCTAGGATTAGGTACTATTCCTTTGACTGTGGCAATGATGAGTTCAAAGACAAAAATTTTATATAGAAAGTTTGGAGTAAAGGAAAATGAGGTTCCAATTGTTCTTATTGGCGTTGGACATTTGAAAGATATATTTAATGTTGCAATTTCAGAAAGATTTGCATATAGCAACTATTTGACAATTATTTAGATAAATATGAGGATACTAGTTATTACTTTTTCGAGAGGTGTCAATCCTGGAACGTTTATTCAAGCTTTTGGGGTACAAACAGGTCTAAGAAAAATTTTTCCTGACTCGGAAATTGTATTTTTGAATTTTCCTGATTTTAAACGAGGAAATCAAATGGCTCGTTCCGGTAAGATTTCAATAAAAACATATATATTTCAAAAAGGAGCAGCTGCTTATCGTATGCTTAGGTATAAGATGCTTGAGCAAAAATATTTCATTTATACAAAACAAAAAGTTGATATGTTTAATTATGATGTTACATCCATCAACTTTATAAAGTCGTATGATTTAGTTGTTATTGGGAGTGATACCATACTAGAAGAGGTGACTGGAAGTAAAGGGCAAATTGGTTTAAATTGGATGCCATTGAATGTCCCTAAAGTTTATTTTGCAGCGAGTGCTTCTCCAGCTAACTTTGAAGTTAATCAGGATTTAATGGAGGTTGCATCTATGGCATTGCATATTGGAGTTCGAGATGATCTTACCATTGATTTATTTGTAAATAGATTAGGCTTATCTAAAGATATGGTTCTTAAGCAACCTGATCCTTCTTATTTTTTGGATTTATCTCTTTTTGATCTCAAACCTAAACATCGGAATCTGTTTAAGAGAGAAGAACGGTATGTATTGTATAATTTCAATTCAGGCTTTCCTTATAGAAAAGAGTTGGCAGATATTTTAAGAAAATTGGGTTACAATGTTGTTTCAACGGCATATAATCCTTATGCTGATATTTGTTTGGACAAGCTTGACGCTATGGAATGGGCTGGCGTTTTCAGGTATATTGATTTATCTGTTACAGAAAGATTTCATGATTCAGTTTTCACACTTCGAAATTGTAAACCAGTTATAGCTATAGATTGGGAAAAGAAAAGATTCTCAAAAAATGGTAATTCAAAAACTTTAGGGATTTTGTCAGATTACGGACTTGAAAAATATCATGTAAATCTAAAAGAATACGAACATTTGGATATTGTTAGAAAATTAATATTGGATTCAATTCTAATAGATCGAGATAGCATTCAGATAATGAATAATAAATACATTGATTACGCAAGGAATTTATTATATGTTATAAAGTCAAAAATATAATGAAATCAACCCTAGTCATATTTCTTATTATCTTCATTAATTTCAATTTGCTTGGCATTGATAATCAATCAAAATACTACTTAGATTCGACTGTTTATTTTCATAATCCAGGAATTGGTTGCTTAACTTGGTCGAATTTGGAGAAACAACCTAGTTATTTAAAGCCTTTTCTAGATGGACTATATTCTCGTCTATCTTGGAGAGATGTTGTAAATAATGGAAAAATTGATTTTAGTATTTTGAGGAGTGTATTCCAAGAAGCATATAAATATAAGCAAAGAATTGATATTGGAATCTTTTTTAATCTTTCGATGAAAAAAGATACAAGATATAGATTAGGATTGGAAATGTATAATGGGAAAGAAGTATATGTATGTTATCCAAACGAGATACATGAGAAGTTAATGAAATCAAAAGAATACAGACCTAGATTAGTTTATGTAAATGAATCTGATACATACTGGTATTGTATTGATTGGAGAAATCATATTGCTCAAAATGAGTATCAAAAATTACTATTAAATTTTAATGTTTTTTTAAACGCTCCTTGGCATAA contains:
- a CDS encoding MATE family efflux transporter, which translates into the protein MKASNKIIFNTGVLYVRMIITAVLSLLATRWVLKALGSEDYGIFNLVAGVILMLSFLNTAMSVATQRFLSFAIGEGNETKLRQTFYYSLILHLFIGIAIIILFEIGGYFLLYNFLKIPEGKTSLAFFVLHCLSVSTFFTIISVPYQSVINSFENMTFLAFTDVLESILKFLSAFLLIQYLGNRLELYSVLIMSISVLTMIITRVYCFKRYAEVTKLKITKITDYKQFKVIASYAGWNLIGAVGVIAKGQGIAIIMNLFLGVIANAAYGIANQVNGQMSFFSNTILRAIQPQIIKSEGAKNRSRMLELSLSACKFPTLMMSCLVIPIIIKMDYILHLWLSKIPDNSVIFCTLILIYTLIYQFYHGLELSIHAYGKIKWFQITTYSIQIMVIPIGYLLLYFGYKASSILICSIVAGVVNLFVTVYFAKKYCDLDYKYYFNKVLIPISVLIAFNVLFSYFISQFFEKFSNNLISLCVVFMSNTFIICAVGYLCILTDKERNIINELALKIKSILK
- a CDS encoding O-antigen polymerase, giving the protein MSQSIQESIYLIFSNVLFLIPLLYYLIKIKRLNELLYIFIIWFLFSIFSVLYNSSNAAYSSYKSTITLAPIIYIYVCFLITVSPLFKINSNNIQYIKSPSNLFLYIIYFISIIAYLPFIENIFHLLTSGFSNFGSIYESRDNLDFDPRAHMSFLGARFNSILIWMQFVTPSFLFIYLSKFKVNIIIAIGLIFAAFNSSILGLCSGSRGIATATILNVAYCYLLFKNFLPIFINKIIRLSLLFIGTLFVLGLFWATLSRFGDHGIYNSDNTILDWIYRYLGEGLVNFYKDGWSTTSFTNGQNSFYQLFGDKRNIMLLEKITHIRMYVFYTSFGDLLIDFGPFATLLILLSIAFLIRRISIRKGCINPFDLVYINLYSYSIFMGLFTFSYINSTYILIFSIIITYILKIQVKYNFHG
- a CDS encoding glycoside hydrolase family 99-like domain-containing protein, producing the protein MDKNIKILAYYLPQYHPIPENDEWWGKGFTEWTNVGKAKALFKGHYQPKVPADLGYYDLRLPEVRQEQTLLAKEAGVDAFCYWHYWFGNGQRLLENVFDEVLKTGKPDFPFCLAWANHSWFSKNWNNDGSSTNNILIEQQYPGIDDAKLHFDYLAKAFSDSRYVRVDDCPFLLIFDPVSIPEQYLKLFNAWAKDIGFDKGLYLVANIVHPNITKDSMLQKGFNAVTYQRLGGSSSSVINDMGRIGRGLFRIAKGLKGLLLHRPPRITDYRKYYKFLVDKSEDACEDVLPTIVPNWDHTPRSGWNGTLFVHATPEYFRKHVDEVLDIVHKKSPERRVVMLKSWNEWGEGNYMEPDLVFGKAYIRALRDAIDCLNSIESNNEF
- a CDS encoding glycosyltransferase family 4 protein, translating into MKKIYWITGDYFLDVDMSLIPFLKSKNIDVEWTILKTLGSKVEIVNNLSSNMDICVLHSRNMSINIIKEYVALIKKINKIRPDVLYVNFFGMPFFYPILYWMLNRNIKIVHAAHNVIPYDGWPNKRVMTWYVNYVLKGRAVLHIFSEHLKYYLNSKYPNKKYFYAPLVIKDYGCVKSDNYNFDLDKLKILFFGNVKNNKRLDLAIKSLCLLPDYTSRKIQLIIAGSCDNQEYYSKMIDNHPSIITFFERIPDNHIPELFTKVDFLLLPYENVAQSGPLMIAFNYNLPVIASDIDGFKEHITHGINGLLFRNGDVDSLREVLVEAARMDNHTYEQMKNEIHRNVISKYSLEAVSLSYIDFFKMI
- a CDS encoding nitroreductase family protein; the encoded protein is MINKEKIKNNRLVVSIRLFIEMLYDYKRLINNIGAIGIEKDREKFYANILIGIHSIEKGLSLPEPRAGFGKLKILNVLSLMRSYKEYYGYDNLFDLAKPVFDAYISFSGEKTDREIVNRYNDLFENFSPELSCLGGTMQVSKIDIFKYSKVDFATFCDKRFSVRDFSGLLVDLDLIKEAVRIASKSPSACNRQPWHIYAFRDIIIKSELLDWQLGNKGFGNTIDTALLITCNLKSYFINESHQAYVDGGLYAMTLMYALHSLGLGTIPLTVAMMSSKTKILYRKFGVKENEVPIVLIGVGHLKDIFNVAISERFAYSNYLTII
- a CDS encoding polysaccharide pyruvyl transferase family protein, giving the protein MRILVITFSRGVNPGTFIQAFGVQTGLRKIFPDSEIVFLNFPDFKRGNQMARSGKISIKTYIFQKGAAAYRMLRYKMLEQKYFIYTKQKVDMFNYDVTSINFIKSYDLVVIGSDTILEEVTGSKGQIGLNWMPLNVPKVYFAASASPANFEVNQDLMEVASMALHIGVRDDLTIDLFVNRLGLSKDMVLKQPDPSYFLDLSLFDLKPKHRNLFKREERYVLYNFNSGFPYRKELADILRKLGYNVVSTAYNPYADICLDKLDAMEWAGVFRYIDLSVTERFHDSVFTLRNCKPVIAIDWEKKRFSKNGNSKTLGILSDYGLEKYHVNLKEYEHLDIVRKLILDSILIDRDSIQIMNNKYIDYARNLLYVIKSKI